A single window of Solanum dulcamara chromosome 5, daSolDulc1.2, whole genome shotgun sequence DNA harbors:
- the LOC129888392 gene encoding protein CHLOROPLAST VESICULATION has product MAISTKLCLNLSPQPPPASTCNSIPLPSKTTRISWQRKDKSWKSQCVLGMACVVIIGLEFDSSILGNQESAMAIAGDKQIHVAGKSIQKWSEKRSCPPWNMNSLETIVPENLPRPVTRRRWETVDYSTTQSAPEVKLVTKFSKGCFTM; this is encoded by the exons ATGGCTATTTCAACAAAATTATGTCTCAATCTCTCCCCTCAACCTCCTCCTGCTTCAACTTGTAACTCAATTCCTCTACCTTCAAAGACAACTCGAATTTCTTG GCAACGAAAAGATAAATCATGGAAAAGTCAATGTGTATTAGGGATGGCATGTGTTGTAATTATTGGATTAGAATTTGACAGCTCAATTTTAGGTAATCAAGAAAGTGCGATGGCGATCGCCGGAGACAAGCAAATACATGTCGCCGGAAAATCAATACAAAAATGGAGTGAAAAGAGATCATGCCCGCCGTGGAACATGAACTCTTTAGAAACCATTGTGCCGGAAAATCTACCGAGGCCGGTGACTCGCCGGAGATGGGAAACCGTTGATTATAGCACTACTCAATCTGCACCTGAAGTAAAGTTGGTGACAAAATTTAGTAAAGGGTGCTTCACTATGTGA